A segment of the Lycium ferocissimum isolate CSIRO_LF1 chromosome 5, AGI_CSIRO_Lferr_CH_V1, whole genome shotgun sequence genome:
TCCCCACACTACCCTTCCCCAACACCTCAGCAGAAGCCCTCAATAAATCTTCAAGATCAAAACTATACCCTCCACCATCAAAAAACACAAGTTTATTCCTCTCCCCTTCAGCTGAACCACCCGTTAAATCATCCTTAGATGACGATGTCCCAGCCTCCACTGGTACAGCCCCCGTTACAGCTACCGGAGGTTTCTGTGTTTTCGACGTCTCTTTATTTCTTGATCTTCGTCgtaaacatataaaaaggagGACCAACAGCAGGAGAAGACCGAGGGTCGACCCCACAACTATTCCAACAATAGCAGCTGTTGatagtttcttggatttcttatttggtgttgtttttgGCTGTGTGTTTGGTGAAGGTGAAGGAGATGGAAAAAATGGCGTACATGGAGGCAATGGGCCACCACATAAATCAGTGTTTCCAGAAAAAGATGAACTTGGGAATTTAGAAAGTGAAGTAGGAATTGAACCATTAAGATGATTATTCGACACATTAAAATTCACTAAGCTTGGTGGATTAATACTCGGAAGAGTACCACTGAAGTTATTGTTTTGTAAGAAAAGTCCAGTTAAATGTGTGAGATTGTTTATCGAAAAAGGGATAGTACCAGCGAAATTATTCGAAGAAAGATCCAACCTGTTTAACCGGGTCAACCCGGGAAGACTTTTCGGGAATTCACCGGTGAACCGGTTTTTATGTAGATAGAGACTACGAAGAAGCTTAAGGTTAGCAAAATCGGAAGGGATTGGGCCGGATAAGCGGTTAGCATGAAGACTAAGAACACGGAGTTGGGTCAACCGGCCCAATGAGTTGTTAGTTATTTGACCGACGAGTCCAGCAGCAGGAAGACGTAGTGAATAGACAAAAGATTTTGTCGGGTCAcattcaacaccaaaccaagtacAAGCTGAAGTGGATTTGTTCCATTCGACCCGACTTGGGTGTCGGATCTCAGATAGGAAAGCAAGGAGAGCTTGCTTGTCCTGTGTTGGCTCTGAGACAACAATTTGGTAATGACTCAGAACATGAATTAAAGCGAAGAATAAAGCACAAAGAACAAACCTTGAACTTAAATTAACAAACACTGCCATTAAGAACGTTAAAAACAAGAATGTGATTCAATTACTGAATTTTTTTGACTTTCCGGCGAGAAGCCATGAAAGAAGATAGATaaaattttagagagagaaaaaagagggACTACTTTGGTTGATGGAAGACTGTTCGTTTAAAGGAAGAGAGAGTATTAGTGCGGAATGTGGGGTAGGGTGTCATAGAGAAGTCACTagattccttcaaggtgaattCTTTTTTATATACCAAAGTTTTTACtcacatattgatattggttttttttatatttaataaactaCCGGTCAAAGGAGATATTTGGTGTTAAGAAATTCCTTAAGCTTTAATGTTTCAAggaaaaatttcataaatgactacTTTTAAGGGTTATTTTTATTGCGTAGCTATATTTAACCTATTTACATGTTGTAGCAAATATATAGCTTGTTTCAGCGCTTGTTTCTTATTGTATTCACTATGGTGCGTTGCTGTATTCATGATACAGTCAGTAAAATTTGCTGAAATTTGTATTCAAttcaaatgtattcaactcaatTGTATTCAttgtagctacttttacactgtattcactttattatatttaaaatcggTTGTATACAAAAAATATCCTTCCCCAAAATACTgaattttacactaaaaaaattaacgaatacacgcaaaaactgaatacaataaataatattcactgtattcatttgtatacactttaaattcattgtattcatttgtatacaaaaagatCTTCGAAATACAGGCGAAAAACACTGTATGCATACAacaaataagtatattttatattttccaGTCAGATTCCGACTTGATATGATCAGTTCGTCCGTCGATCTCGACCGTCAATGCCATTGTCATCAACATCACGCTTCTTTTCTTCAACATCAcagttctatttttttctctcaacatcacagcttcttttcttttcttctcctaGAGTTAACTCTTTGTAGAAGAAAAGAACACAACAAAATACATTCtccttcttcaatttttttttctgcaaCAAAGTAAAAGTATAAttcaaaaaaatacaaaaaatacacGGGAGAAGATGGTTGCTTCTGCTCACCGAGCTCACCGAGCACGGGGgaaagagggagagagagatgGGAGGGTTGGGTTGACGGTGAATAATTTGATGATGgatattttactttaaatatatatgtgattattAACATATTACTTTTAGCTATAAGATATAATTTatctaaactatagctactaaatctAAATATGTACTAGAGTTAGTTATGCCACGTAGTTATCCCCtaggaaaatttcataaatgactacCTTTTAAGGGTTATTTTAACCTATTTACATCTCGTAGCAAACATATAGCTTGTTTTAGCGCTTGTTTCTTATTGTATTCACTATGGTGCgtcgttgtattcatgaatacaatcAGTAAAATTTGCTGAAGTTTGTATTCAATTCAAAAGTATTCAACTCAACTGTATTCATTGCTACTTTTACactgtattcactttattatatttaaaatcgcttgtatacaaaaaaatatccttCCCCAAAACACTgaattttgcactaaaaaattaacaaatacacgcaaaaactgaatacaagaaataaaattcactcaattcatttgtatacacttcaaattcactgtattcatttgtatacaaaaagatATTCGAAATACAGGCGAAAAAACTGTATACATAACACAAATAAGTAGATTTTGTATTTTCCAGTCAGATCTCCACCGTATATGATCGTTTCCGTCCGTATCCGACCGCCATCAGTAATCGTCATCAACATCACGCTCTTTTCTTCAACATCAcgcttctctttttcttctcaaCATCacgcttcttttcttttcttctccgAGAAGTCAATTCTTTTGTAGAAGAAAAGAACCTAAcaaaatctcttccttcttccattttctttcgCAACACCAAAgtataattcaacaaccaaaaaatacttaaaaaataCACCGAGAAGACGGGCTTACCGCTCCGGTTCAATGGAGCAGAGCTCCCTCACCTGATAGGGGGGAAGAGGGAGACAGAGATGAGGAGGGTTAAGCAGTTGAATAATGTGATGATGGGTATtctactttaaatatatatgtagttaataattgtatttaacatattagTTTTAGCTATAAGATGTAATTAATCTAACCTATAGCTACTAAATCTAAATATGTACTAGAGTTAGTTATGCCACGTAGTTATCCCTAAACTAAACTAGAATACTCCCTGTGAATTCAATGTGATTAGCCACTAGGTCATATAATATGTACCACTACCACTAAAAATTAAAGCCATtttaaaagaatgttttttCCTTATTAGAAGAAGAATATAtagtgaaaaaagaaagagaatctCAGGGGAGCATTTGATCGGAAGTATTAATATTTGTAAGtaccaaaaaatataaataaattggTATATGCAACTAAATTAACAAAATGGCCGTTTGGTAatggccattttgcaaaatgGACTGCTGCGGTCCATTAATTGACATCTAACGCCCAAtgactctttccttttttttttttttttttttttaattttcaccggTTTAACTGCTCCGGTTTTTCTtgtttaaccggttccggttcctAAAATATTGAAACCGGACCGGTTCGGAAGTTTTTCTGGTTCTTAACCTGCTCCGGCCTCCTAAAATATTGAAACCGGACCGGTAAACAATTATACGGTTATTTGCTTCCTACCCAGGCTCCTTTAACGTCCCAAGGTTACGGTAAAACCGGTTAACCCAAACCGTTGACACCTTTAACCGTGAGTTTACGAGAAGCATCGTGTAGAAATTGGTGCAAAGGTCAAGTGAAATAGATAGTGTTGTATGCAATTTCAAAGAATCACTTCAAGAAAGAGTTGACGGTACTATTTGTAGATGTGaagcttttaaaaaggaaaactacgtatatatacatgttaaaaaaaaatatttatgaaacgTGACaatagtttttcttatttacaaaatataacaatatattattattaaaaaacatgacgaattttcatatattttttttttcagcaaataaaatatatattttttacaaaaaataatttttttttaattttttttaatattttttttttgctcaaaggcttaaaaaattacttcaaatttttgtgtatgttgtatgaaaaatgaatgaaatatgtatgtgtgagtgaaatttttaatataattttcatacacaaaattgtgagagaaaactttaagccttgaatattgtatgaaagttgttacaatgttgttatagttgtattaatttttcgtaaacctaatatgaactttatatacgaaaatgtgaatgaaattctaagtcttgagcgagatatacacatttcataccattctcatgcataaaattttgagcgaaatgtttagccttgatcgagatgtacacatttcatatgttttttatacataaaatttgagcgaactttttaatccttgagcaagatatacacattttatacacaaaaatttgagcgattattttaagtcttgaatgttgtatcaaagttatatataatgttgttgtagttgtattaattttatagaaatctaacatgaagtttatacacaaaaatgtgagtaaaattttaagacttgagcgagatacaaatttcatttaCACAATTTTGAGCCgaatttttaagccttgaacgagatatacacatttcatatatttttcatactgTTTTCATACTAAAtattgagcgaactttttaagcgttgagcgagatatacacatttcatacaactttcatacataatttttttagcaaaaaaaaatatttacaaaaatggcctgagcgagatatacacatttaagtatttttttacaaaaaatacttaaaaaaatACACCGGAGATGATGGTCGCTCCGGCCATCTGAGCTAGAGCTCCTCGCGGGCAAAAcaaaagaggagagagagatGGGAGGGTTGGGTTAACGGTGAATAATTTGATGATGGATATtctactttaaatatatatgtggttATTAACATATTACTTTTAGCTATAAGATGTAATTTatctaaactatagctactaaatctAAATATGTACTAGAGTTAGTTATGTCACATAGTTATCCCCtaggaaaatttcataaatgactacCTTTTAA
Coding sequences within it:
- the LOC132056034 gene encoding LOW QUALITY PROTEIN: probable inactive receptor kinase At2g26730 (The sequence of the model RefSeq protein was modified relative to this genomic sequence to represent the inferred CDS: inserted 1 base in 1 codon; deleted 3 bases in 3 codons) encodes the protein MAVFVNLSSRFVLCALFFALIHVLSHYQIVVSEPTQDKQALLAFLSEIRHPSRVEWNKSTSACTWFGVECDPTKSFVYSLRLPAAGLVGQITNNSLGRLTQLRVLSLHANRLSGPIPSDFANLKLLRSLYLHKNRFTGEFPKSLPGLTRLNRLDLSSNNFAGTIPFSINNLTHLTGLFLQNNNFSGTLPSINPPSLVNFNVSNNHLNGSIPTSLSKFPSSSFSGNTDLCGGPLPPCTPFFPSPSPSPNTQPKTTPNKKSKKLSTAAIVGIVVGSTLGLLLLLVLLFICLRRRSRNKETSKTQKPPVAVTGAVPVEAGTSSSKDDLTGGSAEGERNKLVFFDGGGYSFDLEDLLRASAEVLGKGSVGTSYKAVLEEGTTVVVKRLKDVXGAKREFEQQLEALGKMKHENVLPLRAFYFSKDEKLLVSDYMPAGSLSALLHGSRGSGRTPLDWDSRMRIVLGAARGIAFLHISGKVVHGNIKASNVLLKQDNQDACVSDYGLNPLFSTATPVNHRVAGYRAPEVLETRKVTFKSDVYSFGVLMLELLTGKAPNQASLGEEGIDLPRWVQSVVREEWTAEVFDVELMRYHNVEEEMVQLLQIGMACVATVPDQRPSMTEVVRMIEEMNRGDTDDGLRQSSDDPSKGSEGQTPQESRGSPRGVTP